One window of the Sciurus carolinensis chromosome 8, mSciCar1.2, whole genome shotgun sequence genome contains the following:
- the Rnf34 gene encoding E3 ubiquitin-protein ligase RNF34 isoform X2: MKHVCCDCKKDFCSVCSVLQENHRRCSTCHLLQETAFQRPRLMRLKVKDLRQYLILRNIPIDTCREKEDLVDLVLCHHGLGSEDDLDTSSLNSSQSQTSSFFTQSFFSNYTAPSATVSSFQGELMDGDRTSRPGALAQVQSEIASANTEDDDDDEEEEEEEEDDLQDRTLGLSRKRVRASLSDLSSLEEVEGMSVRQLKEILARNFVNYSGCCEKWELVEKVNRLYKENEENQKSYGERLQLQDEEDDSLCRICMDAVIDCVLLECGHMVTCTKCGKRMSECPICRQYVVRAVHVFKS, from the exons ATGAAG CATGTGTGTTGTGACTGCAAGAAGGATTTTTGCTCCGTTTGTTCAGTCCTGCAAGAAAATCATCGTAGATGTTCTACTTGTCACTTATTACAAGAGACAGCCTTTCAGCGCCCTCGGTTGATGCGACTAAAAGTGAAGGATCTTCGGCAGTATCTCATTCTTAGAAACATACCGATAGATACTTGTCGAGAGAAGGAAGACTTGGTAGATCTAGTACTGTGCCATCATGGACTAGGCTCTGAGGATGACCTGGACACAAGCAGTCTGAATTCTTCACAGTCGCAGACTTCTAGCTTTTTTACACAGTCATTTTTTTCAAACTATACAGCCCCCTCTGCTACGGTGTCTTCCTTTCAGGGGGAGCTTATGGATGGAGACCGTACCTCCAGACCCGGAGCGCTGGCACAG GTACAAAGTGAAATAGCTTCAGCGAACacagaagatgatgatgatgatgaggaggaggaggaggaggaagaggatgattTGCAGGATCGG ACCCTTGGGCTCTCCAGGAAGAGAGTAAGAGCTTCGCTGTCTGACCTGTCGAGCCTGGAAGAGGTGGAGGGGATGAGCGTACGCCAGCTGAAGGAGATCCTGGCTCGGAATTTTGTCAACTATTCCGGCTGTTGTGAAAAATGGGAACTGGTAGAGAAAGTTAACCGTTTATacaaagagaatgaagaaaaccAAAAGTCAT ATGGCGAGCGGCTGCAGCTGCAGGACGAAGAGGACGACAGCCTGTGCCGCATCTGCATGGATGCCGTCATCGATTGCGTCCTACTGGAGTGCGGCCACATGGTCACCTGCACCAAGTGCGGCAAGCGCATGAGTGAGTGTCCCATCTGCCGGCAGTACGTGGTGCGAGCTGTGCACGTGTTCAAGTCCTGA
- the Rnf34 gene encoding E3 ubiquitin-protein ligase RNF34 isoform X1, translating into MKAGATSMWASCCGLLNEVMGTGAVRGQQSGFAGGTGPFRFTPNSDFSTYPPATTEGPNIVCKACGLSFSVFRKKHVCCDCKKDFCSVCSVLQENHRRCSTCHLLQETAFQRPRLMRLKVKDLRQYLILRNIPIDTCREKEDLVDLVLCHHGLGSEDDLDTSSLNSSQSQTSSFFTQSFFSNYTAPSATVSSFQGELMDGDRTSRPGALAQVQSEIASANTEDDDDDEEEEEEEEDDLQDRTLGLSRKRVRASLSDLSSLEEVEGMSVRQLKEILARNFVNYSGCCEKWELVEKVNRLYKENEENQKSYGERLQLQDEEDDSLCRICMDAVIDCVLLECGHMVTCTKCGKRMSECPICRQYVVRAVHVFKS; encoded by the exons ATGAAG GCGGGTGCCACATCTATGTGGGCTTCGTGCTGTGGGCTGCTGAATGAAGTCATGGGAACCGGAGCTGTCAGGGGCCAGCAGTCAGGATTTGCAGGAGGCACTGGCCCTTTCAGATTTACACCAAACTCTGATTTTTCCACCTACCCACCAGCAACTACGGAAGGGCCTAATATAGTTTGCAAAGCCTGTGGactttcattttcagtctttaGAAAGAAG CATGTGTGTTGTGACTGCAAGAAGGATTTTTGCTCCGTTTGTTCAGTCCTGCAAGAAAATCATCGTAGATGTTCTACTTGTCACTTATTACAAGAGACAGCCTTTCAGCGCCCTCGGTTGATGCGACTAAAAGTGAAGGATCTTCGGCAGTATCTCATTCTTAGAAACATACCGATAGATACTTGTCGAGAGAAGGAAGACTTGGTAGATCTAGTACTGTGCCATCATGGACTAGGCTCTGAGGATGACCTGGACACAAGCAGTCTGAATTCTTCACAGTCGCAGACTTCTAGCTTTTTTACACAGTCATTTTTTTCAAACTATACAGCCCCCTCTGCTACGGTGTCTTCCTTTCAGGGGGAGCTTATGGATGGAGACCGTACCTCCAGACCCGGAGCGCTGGCACAG GTACAAAGTGAAATAGCTTCAGCGAACacagaagatgatgatgatgatgaggaggaggaggaggaggaagaggatgattTGCAGGATCGG ACCCTTGGGCTCTCCAGGAAGAGAGTAAGAGCTTCGCTGTCTGACCTGTCGAGCCTGGAAGAGGTGGAGGGGATGAGCGTACGCCAGCTGAAGGAGATCCTGGCTCGGAATTTTGTCAACTATTCCGGCTGTTGTGAAAAATGGGAACTGGTAGAGAAAGTTAACCGTTTATacaaagagaatgaagaaaaccAAAAGTCAT ATGGCGAGCGGCTGCAGCTGCAGGACGAAGAGGACGACAGCCTGTGCCGCATCTGCATGGATGCCGTCATCGATTGCGTCCTACTGGAGTGCGGCCACATGGTCACCTGCACCAAGTGCGGCAAGCGCATGAGTGAGTGTCCCATCTGCCGGCAGTACGTGGTGCGAGCTGTGCACGTGTTCAAGTCCTGA